From a region of the Odontesthes bonariensis isolate fOdoBon6 chromosome 2, fOdoBon6.hap1, whole genome shotgun sequence genome:
- the rassf4a gene encoding ras association domain-containing protein 4a: MGEQRSYVKLSEEKLIPKSDILSLLRTYNCYHEGKNFQLRTREEDAELILEGLLNIYWGLRRPIRLQMYDDNERFRLNRSVVAKHSSAESNNNSLSREPGSAGGDSGSQEEEDSPQLLRTRSDASFMRVQRRSNTHTARDLQRLRTHRFSINGHFYNHKTSVFTPAYGSVTNVRVNSSMTTGQVLNLLLHKFRVENKSEEFVLYMVHETGERTRLRDGEHPLVTRVLYGPCEKISKIFITEADLGEEVTYDVAQYIKFETPVLDSFVEKLKEEEEREIIKLTKKYSALKSMILHQLEGGAHTSDRV, encoded by the exons ATGGGTGAGCAACGATCCTATGTGAAGCTGAGTGAAGAGAAGCTCATACCAAA GTCTGACATCCTGTCACTACTAAGGACCTACAATTGTTACCACGAGGGAAAAAACTTCCAGCTGAGGACTCGCGAG GAGGATGCAGAGCTCATCCTGGAGGGGCTGCTGAACATCTACTGGGGTCTACGCCGACCAATAAGACTTCAGATGTACGATGACAATGAGAGATTCCGTCTCAACAG ATCTGTTGTGGCAAAGCATTCATCTGCAGAGTCCAACAACAACTCCCTGAGCAGAGAACCTGGATCAGCTG GTGGTGACTCAGGgagccaggaggaggaggactccCCACAGCTTCTGAGGACCAGAAGTGATGCTTCCTTTATGCGGGTTCAGAGAcggtcaaacacacacactgccagAGACTTGCAGCGGCTGCGCACACACAGATTCTCAATCAATGGTCACTTCTACAACCACAAG ACATCTGTATTTACTCCAGCCTATGGTTCGGTCACAAATGTTCGGGTAAACAGTTCTATGACAACTGGACAAGTGCTCAACCTGTTGCTTCACAAGTTTAGG GTGGAGAATAAATCTGAAGAGTTTGTCCTTTATATGGTGCATGAGACTGGAG AGAGGACCCGGCTTAGGGATGGTGAACACCCTCTGGTGACTCGTGTGCTTTATGGACCCTGTGAGAAAATCTCTAAGATCTTCATCACGGAGGCCGACCTGGGAGAGGAAGTCACATATGAT GTTGCCCAGTATATAAAGTTTGAGACCCCTGTTTTAGACAGCTTTGTAGAGAAActtaaagaggaagaagaacggGAGATTATCAAACTGACCAAAAA GTACAGTGCTCTGAAGTCAATGATTCTGCATCAGCTTGAGGGCGGAGCTCACACCAGTGACAGAGTATGA